One window of the Archangium primigenium genome contains the following:
- a CDS encoding ATP-binding protein, which produces MMGEHQHSAGRGVSGASWGPPEGAEEAARLEALRGYEVLDTEPEVMFDELAWLAARLCGMPMALISLVDDRRQWFKARRGLDLRETPRDVAFCVHTLRAGRTLVVPDALEDPRFRFNPLVTHGMRLRFYAGAPLVNPEGFVLGTLCVLDTVPRELTLEQLHGLEVLARQVMLQLEARRARLTHVRLDAFHQVLHEFVWEWNPQTGRVSCGPRLLDLFGDRPGRSPDGDGWFERIHPEDRERVQRGFTAAQRGQDRLWTDEYRVQRGDGTWARVLNRSMFVRDEDGRLVRVVGVVEDLTERHALRERLAVSDRMASVGTLVAGVAHELNNPLAYVMANLDYARDELRAVPAPGTEGLAEALDEAREGAERMRTIVRDLKLFSRKDDEHLEWVEVTRALDSAAAMAWNEVRHRARLVKDYQSLPAVYANEARLGQVFLNLVVNAAQAIPEGAAERNEIRLSTRVDESGRVVIEVRDTGQGIPEEVRARVLEPFFTTKPLGLGTGLGLPICQDIITRLGGTLSFESEVGVGTVFRVVLAAPEPPQREDVRRSEREAPARRRGHLVVVDDEPRVLAALQRTLGSEHDVTGFTRAEAALAWLERGQPWDLLLCDVMMPEMTGIELHETLVQRMPERAGHMVFVTGGAFTKRARAYLERVDLPRLEKPFDLQALRAMLDARLQT; this is translated from the coding sequence ATGATGGGCGAGCACCAGCACAGCGCGGGGCGGGGCGTGTCCGGAGCGTCGTGGGGACCTCCCGAGGGCGCGGAGGAAGCGGCGCGGCTCGAGGCCCTGCGCGGCTACGAGGTGCTCGACACGGAGCCCGAGGTGATGTTCGACGAGCTCGCGTGGCTGGCGGCGCGGCTGTGCGGCATGCCCATGGCGCTCATCTCCCTGGTGGATGACCGGCGCCAGTGGTTCAAGGCCCGCCGGGGCCTGGACCTGCGCGAGACGCCGCGCGACGTGGCCTTCTGTGTCCACACGCTCCGGGCGGGCCGCACGCTGGTGGTGCCGGACGCGCTGGAGGATCCCCGCTTCCGCTTCAACCCGCTCGTCACCCACGGCATGCGCCTGCGCTTCTACGCCGGGGCGCCGCTGGTCAACCCGGAGGGCTTCGTGCTCGGCACCCTGTGCGTGCTGGACACGGTGCCCCGCGAGCTCACGCTCGAGCAGCTGCACGGCCTGGAGGTGCTGGCGCGGCAGGTGATGCTGCAATTGGAGGCGCGGCGCGCGCGGCTCACCCATGTCCGGCTGGATGCCTTCCACCAGGTGCTGCACGAGTTCGTCTGGGAATGGAATCCCCAGACGGGGCGGGTGTCCTGCGGCCCGCGGCTGTTGGACCTGTTCGGCGACCGGCCGGGCCGCTCGCCGGACGGCGACGGCTGGTTCGAGCGCATCCACCCCGAGGATCGCGAGCGCGTGCAGCGGGGCTTCACCGCGGCCCAGCGGGGCCAGGATCGGCTGTGGACGGACGAGTACCGGGTGCAGCGGGGGGACGGCACGTGGGCGCGGGTGCTCAACCGGAGCATGTTCGTGCGGGACGAGGACGGGCGGCTGGTGCGGGTGGTGGGCGTGGTGGAGGACCTGACCGAGCGCCACGCGTTGCGCGAGCGCCTGGCGGTGTCCGACCGCATGGCCTCGGTGGGCACGCTGGTGGCCGGGGTGGCGCACGAGCTGAACAACCCGCTCGCCTACGTGATGGCCAACCTGGACTACGCCCGGGACGAACTGCGCGCGGTGCCGGCGCCCGGGACGGAGGGGCTCGCCGAGGCGCTCGACGAGGCGCGCGAGGGCGCCGAGCGCATGCGCACCATCGTGCGGGACCTGAAGCTCTTCAGCCGCAAGGACGACGAGCACCTGGAGTGGGTGGAGGTGACGCGGGCGCTCGACTCGGCGGCGGCCATGGCGTGGAACGAGGTGCGCCACCGGGCGCGGCTGGTGAAGGACTACCAGTCCCTGCCGGCGGTGTACGCGAACGAGGCCCGGCTCGGGCAGGTGTTCCTCAACCTCGTCGTCAACGCGGCGCAGGCCATTCCCGAGGGCGCGGCGGAGCGCAACGAGATCCGCCTGAGCACCCGGGTGGACGAGTCGGGCCGGGTGGTGATCGAGGTGCGGGACACGGGCCAGGGGATTCCCGAGGAGGTGCGTGCCCGGGTGCTCGAGCCCTTCTTCACCACCAAGCCGCTGGGACTGGGCACGGGGCTGGGGTTGCCCATCTGCCAGGACATCATCACGCGGCTCGGGGGGACCTTGTCCTTCGAGAGCGAGGTGGGGGTGGGCACGGTGTTCCGGGTGGTGCTCGCGGCGCCCGAGCCGCCCCAGCGCGAGGACGTGCGGCGCAGCGAGCGCGAGGCCCCGGCGCGGCGGCGGGGCCACCTGGTGGTGGTGGACGACGAGCCGCGGGTGCTCGCGGCGCTGCAGCGCACGCTGGGCTCGGAGCACGACGTGACGGGCTTCACCCGCGCGGAGGCGGCGCTGGCGTGGCTGGAGCGGGGACAGCCGTGGGATTTGCTCCTGTGTGACGTGATGATGCCGGAGATGACGGGCATCGAGCTGCACGAGACCCTGGTGCAACGGATGCCCGAGCGGGCCGGGCACATGGTCTTCGTGACGGGGGGCGCGTTCACCAAGCGGGCGCGCGCGTACCTGGAGCGGGTGGACCTGCCGCGTCTGGAGAAGCCCTTCGATCTCCAGGCGCTCCGGGCCATGCTGGACGCGCGACTTCAGACGTGA
- a CDS encoding J domain-containing protein: MTHYQTLGIAQDATADEIKKAFHRLALATHPDHHPGDSVKEEQFKAISAAYEILGDQTQRKRYDMELLKQTWQKQRAAAEEAQASAPPPPPSPTASTPTASKEDNFWGVLFGLGIAAFAWHKMSQASNTTWDPNVERNRGPDGRFRPS; encoded by the coding sequence ATGACTCACTATCAAACGCTCGGCATCGCCCAAGACGCGACCGCCGATGAGATCAAGAAGGCTTTTCATCGGCTCGCCCTCGCCACCCATCCGGATCACCATCCAGGGGATTCCGTTAAGGAAGAGCAGTTCAAGGCCATCTCCGCCGCCTATGAAATCCTGGGCGATCAAACCCAACGGAAGCGGTACGATATGGAGCTGCTCAAGCAAACGTGGCAGAAACAACGTGCGGCGGCGGAAGAAGCACAAGCCTCCGCCCCCCCGCCCCCCCCATCCCCCACCGCGTCCACGCCCACCGCGTCCAAGGAAGATAACTTCTGGGGAGTCCTCTTCGGTCTGGGTATCGCTGCCTTCGCTTGGCACAAGATGTCTCAGGCGAGCAACACCACGTGGGATCCAAACGTGGAACGAAACCGGGGGCCGGATGGCCGCTTCCGCCCCTCGTGA
- a CDS encoding helix-turn-helix domain-containing protein: MPPEQAKKPSESEVYALVVGKIIATLRAQKEWSQEDLARRVGLTQSTLSRIERGQAHPDPFTFKKFAEVFGMGVEEFHARVNEAMEATKRATQGATKRTSDASPWWEVAIGIAGIVGLVGLVSFAVAAILEEQKPDEPEEPEASPPGSSSQSPDPRSPGGAGASEAGPSARQRSS, translated from the coding sequence ATGCCCCCTGAACAAGCGAAGAAGCCAAGCGAATCAGAGGTTTACGCACTGGTCGTTGGGAAGATCATCGCCACACTGCGGGCCCAGAAGGAGTGGTCGCAAGAAGACTTGGCGCGACGTGTGGGTCTGACGCAGTCGACGCTGTCGCGTATCGAGCGGGGGCAAGCGCACCCAGATCCTTTCACCTTCAAGAAATTTGCCGAGGTGTTCGGGATGGGAGTGGAGGAGTTCCACGCTCGGGTGAATGAGGCGATGGAGGCGACCAAGCGAGCCACCCAGGGGGCCACCAAGCGGACTTCCGATGCTTCTCCCTGGTGGGAAGTGGCTATTGGAATCGCCGGAATTGTAGGACTGGTGGGGCTGGTGTCGTTCGCCGTGGCGGCCATCCTTGAGGAACAGAAGCCAGACGAGCCGGAAGAACCGGAAGCGTCGCCGCCCGGTTCTTCTTCGCAGTCGCCCGATCCGAGGTCGCCGGGAGGTGCCGGTGCTTCTGAAGCGGGTCCCTCTGCACGTCAGCGTTCTTCTTGA
- a CDS encoding LysR family transcriptional regulator, with amino-acid sequence MNTEQLRAFVQVAREGRLTVAAKQLGVSQSGLTRQLQALEEELGVRLLVRTQGGTVLTEAGERFLPHARGALDALAVGAAQLGELTTTPEGSVALGTLRTVSASVLPELARDFKQRYPDVRLKLSEGPHDTLETRVAGGELDLCIVALPLRRVELVSQKLWEEDFVLAVPKGHALSRLGRPVALTEALAETWVVMPRMTGAAALEAASEASGIHPRIAVEIDSAEGMRRMVEQGLGVALLPALMAKEHAARGFDVVALSKGGPRRQVALVHRGEEYLTAAARALKRFIIDTLRRAEARPSSTHR; translated from the coding sequence ATGAACACGGAACAGCTACGCGCCTTCGTCCAGGTGGCCCGGGAGGGTCGGCTCACGGTGGCGGCGAAACAGCTCGGGGTGTCGCAGTCCGGACTCACGCGCCAGCTCCAGGCCCTGGAGGAGGAGCTGGGCGTGCGCCTGCTCGTCCGGACGCAAGGGGGCACGGTGCTGACGGAGGCGGGGGAGCGCTTCCTGCCGCACGCGCGAGGGGCGCTGGACGCGCTGGCGGTGGGCGCGGCGCAGCTCGGGGAGCTGACGACGACACCCGAGGGGTCGGTGGCGCTCGGGACGCTGCGCACGGTGAGCGCGTCGGTGCTGCCGGAGCTCGCGCGGGACTTCAAACAGCGCTACCCGGACGTGCGGCTCAAGCTGAGCGAGGGCCCGCATGACACGCTCGAGACGCGGGTGGCGGGGGGCGAGCTGGACCTGTGCATCGTGGCCCTGCCGCTGCGGCGGGTGGAGCTCGTGTCGCAGAAGCTGTGGGAGGAGGACTTCGTGCTGGCGGTGCCGAAAGGCCATGCGCTGTCACGGCTGGGCCGACCGGTGGCGCTGACGGAGGCCCTGGCGGAGACGTGGGTGGTGATGCCGCGCATGACGGGGGCGGCGGCGCTGGAGGCGGCGAGCGAGGCGAGCGGAATCCATCCCCGGATCGCGGTGGAGATCGACAGCGCGGAGGGCATGCGGCGAATGGTGGAGCAGGGATTGGGGGTGGCGCTCCTGCCCGCGTTGATGGCGAAGGAGCACGCGGCGCGAGGCTTCGACGTGGTGGCCCTGAGCAAGGGGGGTCCGAGACGTCAGGTGGCCCTCGTGCACCGAGGAGAGGAATACCTCACCGCGGCGGCCCGGGCGCTCAAGCGGTTCATTATTGACACCCTCCGGCGCGCCGAAGCTCGTCCGTCGTCCACACACCGATAA
- a CDS encoding MFS transporter, whose product MDASLSEAAPAAPPGLARRVATGAVLLALVVTAFEATVVTSAMPTLTRELGGQHLYSWVFSAYLFASTVGMLLFGKLADHLGRKPIFTLGMGLFLLGSVLCGAAPSVPALIAFRVLQGLGAGALQPTTMTISADLYSLRERASIQGLFTAAWGGANVVGPLIGGWLVMHASWRWVFLVNVPVGLLALVLLHLSFKDPVRPATRVDLVGPALVGTSLALLLFALEGNAGAWRPLFALAALAGGVLVLRQQRASAAPLIPLDLLEDRTVRSGLFGGLLAGGLLYATTAFVPLWMTERGGHSPLMAGLALVPLLGGWACGSTFGVRVFARGGLRASAGGGFSLAFLGTVLFTLGVARGWDVPALFASLALLGMGLGPAASTSIVGPQTRAPWQHRGMVTSAVYASRMLGGSFTIALVDLLPGGFPARFAFIALLAGTAALVLCTWAPGRVEPQASPARA is encoded by the coding sequence ATGGATGCGAGTCTTTCGGAAGCCGCCCCCGCCGCCCCTCCGGGTCTGGCCCGGCGCGTGGCCACCGGCGCGGTGCTCCTGGCCCTGGTGGTCACCGCCTTCGAGGCCACCGTCGTCACCAGCGCCATGCCCACCCTCACGCGCGAGCTGGGCGGACAGCACCTCTACTCGTGGGTCTTCTCCGCCTACCTCTTCGCCTCCACGGTGGGCATGCTCCTGTTCGGCAAGCTCGCCGACCACCTGGGCCGCAAGCCCATCTTCACCCTGGGCATGGGCCTGTTCCTCCTCGGCTCCGTGCTCTGTGGCGCCGCCCCGAGCGTGCCCGCCCTCATCGCCTTCCGGGTCCTCCAGGGGCTCGGCGCCGGGGCGCTCCAGCCCACCACCATGACCATCAGCGCGGACCTCTACTCCCTGCGCGAGCGCGCCTCCATCCAGGGCCTGTTCACCGCGGCCTGGGGCGGCGCCAACGTCGTGGGCCCCCTCATCGGCGGCTGGCTCGTCATGCACGCCTCCTGGCGCTGGGTCTTCCTCGTCAACGTGCCCGTGGGCCTGCTCGCCCTGGTGCTCCTGCACCTGTCCTTCAAGGATCCCGTGCGCCCCGCCACCCGGGTGGACCTGGTGGGCCCGGCGCTCGTGGGCACCTCGCTCGCCCTGCTCCTCTTCGCCCTGGAGGGCAACGCGGGCGCGTGGCGGCCCCTGTTCGCGCTCGCCGCGCTCGCGGGCGGCGTGCTCGTCCTGCGCCAGCAGCGCGCCTCCGCCGCCCCGCTCATCCCCCTGGACCTGCTGGAGGATCGCACCGTGCGCTCGGGCCTGTTCGGCGGACTGCTCGCCGGCGGCCTGCTCTACGCCACCACCGCCTTCGTCCCCCTGTGGATGACCGAGCGCGGCGGCCACAGCCCCCTCATGGCGGGGCTCGCCCTGGTGCCGCTGCTCGGGGGCTGGGCGTGTGGCTCCACCTTCGGGGTGCGGGTGTTCGCCCGGGGCGGCCTCCGGGCGAGCGCCGGCGGCGGCTTCTCGCTCGCCTTCCTGGGCACGGTGCTCTTCACCCTCGGCGTTGCCCGGGGCTGGGACGTGCCCGCCCTCTTCGCGAGCCTGGCGCTGCTGGGCATGGGGCTCGGGCCGGCCGCCTCCACGTCCATCGTGGGCCCCCAGACGCGCGCGCCCTGGCAGCACCGGGGCATGGTGACGAGCGCCGTGTACGCCTCGCGCATGCTCGGGGGCTCCTTCACCATCGCCCTCGTGGACCTGCTGCCCGGGGGCTTTCCCGCGCGCTTCGCCTTCATCGCCCTGCTCGCGGGCACCGCCGCGCTGGTGCTGTGCACGTGGGCTCCCGGCCGCGTCGAGCCCCAGGCCTCGCCCGCGCGCGCCTGA